One stretch of Gopherus flavomarginatus isolate rGopFla2 chromosome 2, rGopFla2.mat.asm, whole genome shotgun sequence DNA includes these proteins:
- the LOC127045326 gene encoding uncharacterized protein LOC127045326: MGIGEQTPQVSGEQDLGDGLETGGSTDYNGSEEGGSGQTWEARSNQYLRCLYTNARSMGNKQEELEVLINKYNYDIVGITETWWDNTHDWNVGVDGYSLLRKDRQGKKGGGVALYIKNVHTWTEVEMDIGDGSVESLWVRLKGVKNTGDVVLGVYYRPPNQVEEVDEAFFKQLTKSSKAQDLVVMGDFNYPDICWENNTAGHRLSNKFLDCIADNFLFQKVEKATGGKLF, from the coding sequence atggggataggtgagcaaaccccacaggtaagtggggaacaagacctgggagatgggttggaaacaggagggagcacggactataatggcagtgaggaaggagggtcagggcaaacctgggaggcaagatcaaaccagtatcttagatgcctatatacaaatgcaagaagtatgggtaataagcaggaagaactggaagtgctaataaataaatacaactatgacattgtcggcattactgaaacttggtgggataatacacacgactggaatgttggtgtggatgggtatagtttgctcaggaaggatagacaggggaaaaagggaggaggtgttgccttatatattaaaaatgtacacacttggactgaggtggagatggacataggagacggaagtgttgagagcctctgggttaggctaaaaggagtaaaaaacacaggtgatgtcgtgctgggagtctactacaggccacctaatcaggtggaagaggtggatgaggcttttttcaaacaactaacaaaatcatccaaagcccaagatttggtggtgatgggggacttcaactatccagatatatgttgggaaaataacactgcggggcacagactctccaataagttcctggactgcattgcagacaactttttatttcagaaagttgaaaaagctactggggggaagctgttctag